From Callospermophilus lateralis isolate mCalLat2 chromosome 5, mCalLat2.hap1, whole genome shotgun sequence, a single genomic window includes:
- the Prob1 gene encoding proline-rich basic protein 1, with protein MLTALVPQELPGLPRWMPAATVRRQDSSGSSGSYHTAPDSPEPPDFGPDTEGQENWPCVVPRRGVDAQPRLSVSSQNSSQQIWCGSGFPRGPGFCPPPPQPQLRMLPSGEMEVIFSARPLFSSSDAEDCEVQELMAPALSKPSLPEPASPSPMQLQPQSSDGGSRWATYLELRPGGPSPVASAQFECVEVALEEHTAPGRPRTVPKRQIELRPRPPSPSRTAGAPRPPLFLRTGSLDESMGRLQAAAGLVQTALARKMGPTAPEPSSTTFRPTERPEPETSGSTHVVLEEARSRLLRDQDNLVRARAPRPWPSLRERAIRRDKPTPGTEPLGPVSSSIFLQSEEKIQEARNQELKTRFPRETPNRTFLRAHSPPFKSRDPSEIPSRSVRPRSPSPLWQAPNGAERGPRCQSPRDQTERRVSSPSFPEASSAWENQNPSVEETSSRRTPSPPTLSHWNQGAPGVRSSPPEVPSLWDAPQPAVGEAVGSGTSRSPLALFPWEAEDRAVGTRSPSPQGPGGPIVQGSSTAFTREAMNGVAEELAPPTPAAPGTPELTEVQSTPARESPNLVLTSTEPSPKTEAPEPPLSNHVVRTLDADVRPEALCSEVASGRSRVAVPRPRDVRKIVKTTYAPSFPSGSPSSGLPGPPSDSSGEEGDASKTPEHQVLGSPAPAHYTSVFLKDFLPVVQHPYESPEPSLDTVPRDASQPNGVLRRRAENSTAKPFARTEIRLPGALALGGPPERISRVLVHSPGGENPDAKAQRLVPDGEGRTSPLGGARSSPQRSSLGPSVTRLSCPGSPQACPNSSPGIAPKLEAPAVTPESATSPALRESQALASMTARPQPRAASAPPTDRSPQGLSQAMRRPLGATHPGKVLVDPETGRYYFVEAPQQPRLRLLFDPESGQYVEVLLPHSSSRQPSHIYTPLSLGPGLYPPAYGSIPGLSLPPSSGLPALSSSQLPWASEAGPLDGMYYLPMSGTPSPAPSLLLCAPPARSDPTQPSKGSVFPL; from the coding sequence ATGCTGACCGCACTCGTCCCGCAAGAGCTGCCTGGGCTCCCGAGGTGGATGCCCGCGGCCACCGTGCGTCGCCAGGATTCCTCAGGTTCATCTGGCTCCTACCACACAGCTCCGGATTCTCCAGAGCCCCCGGACTTTGGGCCGGACACAGAAGGCCAGGAGAATTGGCCCTGCGTGGTACCTAGGCGGGGGGTGGATGCGCAGCCTCGCCTGTCTGTCAGCTCCCAGAATAGCAGCCAGCAGATCTGGTGCGGCTCGGGTTTCCCCCGAGGTCCGGGCTTCTGcccgccaccaccccagccccagctgCGCATGCTGCCGTCGGGGGAGATGGAAGTCATCTTCAGCGCCAGGCCTCTGTTCAGCAGCTCAGATGCCGAGGACTGCGAGGTGCAAGAGCTCATGGCGCCGGCTTTAAGCAAACCGTCGCTGCCGGAGCCAGCGTCACCCTCCCCTATGCAACTGCAGCCCCAGTCCTCCGACGGTGGCTCCCGCTGGGCCACCTATCTGGAGCTGCGGCCCGGTGGGCCAAGTCCTGTGGCCTCAGCGCAGTTCGAGTGTGTGGAGGTGGCGCTGGAGGAGCACACCGCTCCAGGCAGGCCCAGGACCGTGCCGAAGCGTCAGATCGAGCTTCGCCCGCGGCCCCCAAGTCCCTCGAGAACGGCTGGTGCGCCGCGCCCCCCACTGTTCCTGCGCACCGGCTCCCTAGACGAGTCAATGGGACGCCTGCAGGCAGCTGCAGGCCTAGTGCAGACAGCATTGGCCAGAAAAATGGGCCCCACTGCCCCGGAGCCAAGCAGCACCACCTTTCGGCCCACTGAGCGGCCAGAACCTGAGACGTCCGGCAGCACCCACGTGGTCCTGGAAGAGGCTAGGTCTCGGCTACTTCGAGATCAAGATAATCTGGTCCGGGCGAGAGCCCCGCGGCCTTGGCCCAGCCTACGCGAGCGCGCGATTCGGCGCGACAAGCCCACGCCCGGCACCGAGCCTTTGGGTCCTGTTAGTTCCAGTATCTTCCTGCAATCTGAGGAAAAGATCCAGGAGGCACGAAACCAGGAACTCAAGACTCGGTTCCCACGAGAGACCCCGAATCGAACCTTTCTTAGGGCACACAGTCCACCTTTTAAGTCTAGGGACCCCTCGGAGATTCCGAGTAGGTCTGTGAGGCCAAGGAGCCCTTCTCCATTGTGGCAGGCTCCAAATGGGGCCGAGCGGGGTCCTCGCTGCCAGTCCCCACGGGATCAGACTGAACGGAGGGTGAGTAGCCCGTCTTTCCCTGAAGCATCGTCTGCTTGGGAAAATCAGAATCCCTCTGTGGAGGAAACTTCCAGCAGGAGGACCCCTTCCCCTCCAACTCTTTCCCACTGGAATCAGGGTGCTCCTGGAGTAAGGAGCTCACCCCCCGAAGTTCCTTCCCTGTGGGACGCTCCGCAACCAGCAGTAGGAGAGGCTGTAGGGTCGGGTACAAGCCGGTCTCCGTTGGCCTTGTTCCCTTGGGAGGCGGAAGACCGAGCTGTTGGAACGCGGAGCCCATCGCCCCAAGGGCCAGGGGGTCCCATAGTCCAGGGCTCGTCGACAGCGTTTACGCGGGAAGCTATGAATGGTGTAGCTGAGGAGTTGGCACCGCCTACACCAGCCGCACCCGGGACTCCAGAACTAACGGAGGTGCAGAGCACCCCCGCGCGAGAGAGTCCGAATCTCGTCCTCACAAGCACTGAGCCATCGCCAAAGACAGAGGCCCCTGAGCCGCCCCTGAGCAATCACGTCGTGAGGACCCTGGACGCTGATGTGCGCCCAGAAGCTTTGTGCTCTGAAGTGGCCTCTGGACGCTCACGCGTGGCCGTTCCGCGGCCGCGAGATGTGCGCAAGATAGTTAAGACCACGTACGCTCCAAGCTTCCCATCCGGAAGCCCAAGCTCAGGGCTACCTGGGCCTCCTTCGGATTCTAGCGGGGAGGAGGGCGATGCATCAAAGACGCCAGAGCATCAGGTGCTGGGGTCCCCCGCACCAGCTCACTACACTTCCGTTTTTCTCAAGGATTTTCTGCCGGTCGTGCAGCACCCCTACGAGTCCCCTGAGCCATCCCTCGACACAGTCCCACGGGACGCCTCGCAGCCCAACGGGGTCTTGCGGCGGAGGGCAGAGAACAGCACAGCCAAACCCTTCGCGCGCACTGAAATCCGCTTGCCTGGTGCTCTGGCCTTGGGCGGGCCGCCAGAGAGGATCTCGAGAGTCCTAGTCCACAGTCCGGGCGGAGAGAATCCGGACGCCAAAGCACAGCGCCTGGTTCCCGACGGCGAGGGTCGGACCAGCCCCCTAGGCGGCGCTCGCAGCTCACCCCAGCGGTCCTCTTTAGGACCCTCAGTGACCCGACTATCCTGCCCCGGCTCCCCTCAGGCATGCCCTAACTCGAGCCCTGGGATTGCACCCAAACTAGAGGCCCCTGCTGTGACCCCCGAATCCGCAACTTCCCCCGCTCTGCGGGAGTCCCAGGCGTTGGCCAGCATGACAGCTCGGCCCCAGCCCCGCGCTGCTTCTGCACCTCCCACGGACCGGTCCCCTCAAGGCCTCTCCCAGGCAATGCGCAGGCCTCTGGGAGCCACGCACCCGGGGAAGGTCCTAGTGGACCCAGAGACCGGCCGCTACTACTTTGTGGAGGCGCCGCAGCAGCCGAGGCTGCGGCTGCTCTTCGACCCCGAGAGCGGGCAGTATGTGGAGGTGCTGCTACCGCACTCATCCTCCAGGCAGCCCAGCCACATCTACACCCCGCTATCCCTGGGGCCTGGCCTCTACCCGCCTGCCTATGGGTCTATTCCTGGCCTCTCACTCCCGCCATCCTCTGGCTTGCCAGCCCTCAGCAGCTCCCAGCTGCCCTGGGCCTCTGAGGCAGGACCCCTGGACGGGATGTACTACCTCCCCATGAGCGGGACTCCCAGTCCCGCTCCATCTCTGCTCCTCTGTGCCCCACCTGCCCGCTCGGATCCCACCCAGCCTAGCAAGGGGTCTGTGTTCCCGTTGTGA
- the Mzb1 gene encoding marginal zone B- and B1-cell-specific protein, which produces MRLSLPLLLLLGTWAAPRGLGEKAWLSATAPQLDEEEKYSAHMPAHLRCDACRAVSYQMWQHLAKAEAKLHHPDSRGTQGLSESIYTDILDRSCSQNWQDYGVQEVNQVKHLTGPGLSKGTEPSISVMITGGPWPVRLSETCFHYLGEFGEDQIYKAHQQGRGALEALLCGGSQGACLDKETATRKEL; this is translated from the exons ATGAGACTGTCACTGCCACTACTGCTGCTGTTAGGAACCTGGGCTGCCCCCAGGGGCCTTGGAGAAAAGGCCTGGCTCTCAGCCACTGCCCCACAGCTTGATGAGGAGGAGAAGTACTCAGCCCACATGCCTGCTCACCTGCGCTGTGATGCTTGCAGGGCCGTGTCCTATCAG ATGTGGCAACATCTGGCAAAGGCAGAGGCCAAGCTTCATCATCCAGACTCCAGGGGGACACAGGGGCTGAGTGAGTCCATATACACAGACATCCTGGACCGAAGCTGCTCCCAGAACTGGCAGGA CTATGGTGTCCAAGAAGTGAACCAAGTGAAACATCTCACTGGCCCAGGTCTTAGCAAGGGGACAGAGCCAAGCATCAGTGTGATGATCACAGGAGGCCCCTGGCCCGTCAG GCTCTCTGAAACATGCTTTCACTACCTGGGAGAGTTTGGAGAAGACCAGATCTACAAAGCCCACCAACAAGGCCGAGGAGCTCTGGAGGCACTGCTGTGTGGGGGCTCCCAGGGGGCCTGTTTGGACAAGGAGACAGCCACAAGGAAAGAGCTCTAG